The sequence AGGCGAGAGGTGCCGCGACCCGCCAGTCAGGAGACCTGCCGACACGAGAGAAATCACGACCGGACGGGGTGTGCCGGAGCGGGAAACCTGACGTGGTCATCCGGCCATCCCTTGTTTCGCGTACATCCCTGCCGGTCCATCTGACGGGACGGATTGGATGAAGAATACCCTGATCGCCGGCATCTTGCTGGCCGCTGCCGCGCTGCCGCTTCATGCGCAGGACACGGATTACCCCCTGAACCTCGTGAACTGCGGCGTCGATCTGACGTTCGCGGCCCCGCCGGAAAGCGCCGTCACCATCGGCCAGGCCGCGACGGAAATTCTCTATGCGCTGGGCCTTGCGCCCAAGGTGTCTGGCACGGCGGCCTGGTTCACCCCGGTCCTGCCCGAATATGCAGAGGTGGACGCCCGGATCGAACGACTCGCCGACAACGATCCCGGCTTCGAAAGCGTGGTCGCGAAAAAGCCCGGTCTGGTGGCGGCGCAATATGAATGGCACGTGGGCCCCACCGGCAGCGTCGGCACGCGCGGGATGTTCCATGATCTGGGGATCCCGACGTATGTCCTGCCCGCCGACTGCGATACCAAGGACAACCGCACCGGCGGCGACGGGACGCGGACCGGCGCGTTCCAGCCTGCGGCGATCTACAAGGGCATCCGCGAACTCGCGGCGATCTTCGATGTCGGGCCCGCGGGCGAACGGCTCGTCAAGGAATTGCAGGCGACGGAGAGCGCCGCGATCGGCAAAGCGGCGGCACTGGACCTGCCCGAGGGTCTGTCGGCCGTGTTCTGGTTTTCCTCGCCCGAGGTCGAGAGCGATCCCTACGTGGCGGGGCGACTCGGCGCGCCGGGCTACATGATGTCCAAGCTGGGGATCGAGAATGTCATCGCCTCGGACGAGGAATGGCCCACGGTGGGCTGGGAAAGCATCGCGCGCAGCGATCCCGATATCATCGTCGTCGCCTACATGGATCGACGCCGCTACCCGGCGGACGACGTCGACCGGAAGCTCGACTTTCTGCGCACCGATCCGGTTGCAAGCCGGATGACGGCGGTTCGGAATGGCCGGATCGTGCAGATGGACGCGCACGCGATGAGCGCCACGATGCGCTCGATCCGCGGGCTCGCCGCCCTTTCCGACGCGCTGTCCCGGATGACGTTCGAATGATGCGGGCGCGGACCGGCGCCGGTCTTGGCCTCTGGCTCGCACCCGTTTTGCTGGCGGCGACCATACTGATCGGCACCGCGGTCGGGGAGACACCGCTGACGCTTTCTACGGTCTTTCGGACACTGGCGAACCATTTCTGGCAGGCGGATTATCCCGTCGACGCGATCGACGCCGGCATTGTCTGGAGCTACCGCTTCCCCCGGGCGATCGTCGCGGCCTGCTGCGGCGCGGGGCTGGCGCTGACCGGAGTCGTCCTTCAGGCGCTGTTGCGCAATCCGCTTGCCGATCCCTACCTGATGGGCCTGTCGGCCGGTGCCTCCACCGGCGCGGTTCTGGTGGCGGTGGCGGGCGTGGGGGGCGGCGCCGTCTCCATGTCGATGGGCGCGCTGACCGGGGCGCTGCTGGCGTTCGGTTGCGTCGTGGCCCTGGCACATGCGGCCAGCGGTGCCGCGGGCGGCGGCCGCGCGACACAGGCGGCGGCGGCCATGATCCTCGCCGGGATCGCGGGATCGCAGATGTTCAACGCCCTGACGGCCTTCACGATCGCCCGCTCGGCCAATGCCGAACAGGCGCGGGGCATCATGTTCTGGATGATGGGCAATCTCTCCGGCATCCGCTGGGAAGACGTGGCCCCCTGCGCGGCAGTCTCGCTCGCGGGCGGCGCGCTGTGCCTGTGGCACCGGCGCGGGCTCGACGCCTTCACCTTCGGAACGCACGGCGCCGCCTCGCTCGGGATCAATGTCCCGGTCCTGCGCGGCAGCCTGATCGCCGCCACTGCCATCATGGTCGGGGTTCTGGTATCCAAGGTGGGCGCGATCGGTTTCGTGGGACTGGTCGTGCCCCATGCCATGCGTTTTCTGGTCGGCGCCCGGCATGACAGGCTCGTCCCGGCCTCCGCCCTCGCCGGGGCGGTCTTTCTGGTGGCCGCCGACGTCATCAGCCGGATCCTTGTCGCCGGGCAGGTGCTGCCCATCGGGGTGGTGACAGCGCTCGTGGGCGCCCCGGCGTTCGCACTGGTCCTGCTGAGAGGTGCGCGGACATGAGGCTGGAGGCCGAGACCCTGTCGGCGCGTGTCCACCGCACGCCGCTGTTGGCCGACGTGTCGATCAGGATCGCGGCGGGCGAACTGTTCGGCCTCGTCGGTCCGAACGGATCGGGCAAATCGACGTTGATGCGCTGCCTCGCCGGATTGCAACGCGCGACCGCCGGCCGGGTCATGGCCGACGGCATCGACCTGGGCCGGATTGCGGGAAGGGAGCGGGCCCGACGGATCGCCTTCGTCGAACAGCAGGCCGACACGACCGATCGTCTGACGGTACGCGACGTGGTGGAATTGGGGCGTATCCCCTACCAGTCGGCGCTGCGCGGTCCGGACCGATCCGACCACGCGGCGGTCCACGACGCTCTGAAGTCGGTAGAGATGGACGGGCTCGCCGACCGGCTCTGGCACACGCTGTCGGGTGGTGAACGCCAGCGCGTCCATATCGCACGGGCCCTCGCCCAGGCCCCGGAGGTGCTCCTGCTTGACGAGCCGACGAACCATCTGGACATCCGGCATCAGCTTTCCCTGATGGCGCTGATCCAGTCGCTGCCCATCACCCGCATTGTGGCGCTTCACGACCTGAACCAGGCGATGGCCTGCGATAGGCTGGCGATCCTGCACGAGGGCCGCGTCGTTGCGATCGGCCCGCCCGATCGCGAACTGCACACTGACCGGCTCGCCGCGATCTTCGGTGTCGCCGCCACCCGCGAAACGGGCCCCGACGGCAGACCGAGGTTGCGGTTCTCGCACGCGCTCTGACGGAGAGCGGCTGCGTCCCGCGCCCTTCGACGGAAAGATACAAAATTAACACTTCACAATGATATTGGTATTTTGCTACCAATCGGGGCAGGCAATCCAACAGGAGACAACGAATGACCCCAAGAAAAATCATCCCCGCCGCGGCGGCGCTGATGTTATCCACGACGGTTCTGTCGGCCCAGGATGCAATCCGAATCGCGTCGCCCAACAAGGTCACCGTGCTGGACCCGATCGTGTCGGCCGCGGGCGGCAACATCGAAGCCTATGGTCAGCTTTATGCCCGTCTCCTGCGGCGCGGCGCTGACGGCGCGCTCGAACCGGGCCTCGCCGAAAGCTGGGAGATTTCCGAAGACGGCCTGACCTACACCTTCGAGATGCGGGACGCCAAGTTCTCCGACGGCAGCCCGATCACCGCCGAAGACGCGGCCTTCAGCCTCACGCGGGTCGCCAAGGACGAGGCATCCGCCTACCCCGCCGGCTTTGCGCCGATCAAGGAAGTGACCGCCGTGGACGAGGACACGCTGCAGATCACGCTGGAGCATCCCAGCGCACCGATGCTGTCGAACCTCGAGATCTTCAATGCGGGCATCGTCAGCAAGGACGATGTCGACGCGCGCGGTGTCGAAGGCGCCTTTGCGTCGGATCCGGTCACGTCCGGTCCCTACATGGTCGAGGACTGGAAACCGAACGACCGCATCACGCTGACGGCCAACCCGAATTTCTGGCGCGAAGGCCTGCCGAAGATACAGAAGGTCGAACTGATCGAAGTCAGCGATGACAACGCCCGCGCGACCATGGCGATGGCGGGCGAGATCGACGTGAACCGGTCCGTTCCCTGGGCCCAGGTCGAGGAAGTGAACGCCACCGAAGGTGTCTCCGTCGCGCTTGAGCCGTCGACGGTGATGTATCTGGTGTTGCCGAACCACGACAAGGCACCCTTCGACGATCTGAACGTGCGCAAGGCCGCCGCCATGGCGTTGGATCGCGCGGCGATCACCGAAGCGGTGACACGGGGCAATGCCGAGGTGGCGAACAGCACCTTCTCGAACGCGCTGAACTATCACGACGCGTCGCTTCAGCCGCCCGCCTATGACCCCGCCGCGGCGCGCAAGCTGCTGGAAGACAACGGGCTGACGGGGACGGAGATCAACATGATGATCACGCCGTCCTTCGAACAGCTTGCCACCCTGCTGAAGGCGCAGTGGGATGCCGTCGGCTTCAAGACCACGGTGGAGCGGGTCGATGCGGGGTTGTGGTGGTCCAAACTCGCCGAGGGCGACTACCAGGTGACCGTCAACTGGTACTACAACGAGACGGAAGACCCGGACCTCGCGGTGCGTTGGGCGCTTTGCGACACCTGCGGCAGCGACTCCTACTACACCAACTACCACAACGAGGAAGTGAACAGGCTGACAGACGAGGCGCTGCGCGAACTGGACGACGACAAGCGCGCCGAACTCTACAGCCGCATCCAGCAGATCACCCTCGACGAACTGGCGCAGATCCCGCTCTACTACGCGCCGTTCTCCATCGCCTACGCGGACCGCGTCAAGGGGCTGACCCTGACCCCGGCCCTGCAATGGACGCTGGAAGAGGCGGAACTGACCGCCGACTGAGCATGCCCGGTCCGGGCGCCCCGCGCGTAGCGGGCCGCCCGGACCTCGCGCCCACGCCTCACCCCTTTCCTCTTCTCCCGACCAAGGACAGCTCGTGGATACCTTGCGTTACATCGCCTACCGGCTTCTTCAGGCGGTTCCTGTCCTGCTGGGCGTCAGCATCATCACGTTCACGCTGATGGCCGCGACGCCCGGCGATCCCGTGCGCCTGCTGGTGGGCGACCGCGCCAGCGCCGAAACCATCGCCCTGATCCGCGACCGCTACGGTCTGGATGAGCCCGTGCTGGTCCAGTATTTCACCTATCTCAAGAACCTGCTCGCGGGCGATCTGGGCGCCTCGCTGCGCTACCGGGTGCCGGTCTCGCAACTGATCGCGCAGCATTACCCGGTGACGCTGTTCCTTGTCGTCTACACGGTCGTGCTGACGCTGCCGCCCGTGATCGCCCTCGCGGTCTGGTCGGCCCGGCGCCAAAACGGGCCGGCGGACCAGGTGATCCGCCTGCTGGGCGTGCTGGGTCTCGCGGTTCCGGTGTTCTGGCTGGCGCTGCTCTTTGCCCGGTTCTTCGGCGTGACCCTCGGATGGTTCCCGGTCAGCGGCTTCGGAGACACCCTGCCCGATCATTTCCTGCACCTCTTTCTGCCCGCGCTGTCGACGTCCATCTGGGTAGTCCCGATCCTCGTACGGACCCTGCGCGCCGCCCTCCTCGAGGAAATGGGCCGTGACTACGTGCTCACCGGTCAGTCCAAGGGGCTGGGCGACCGGCAGATCTTCCGAAGCCATATCTTCCCGAATTCGGTCCTGCCGACGCTGAACCTCTTTGCCGTGATCGTGGCCTACCTGCTGGGCGGCTCGGTGATCGTCGAGACGGTCTATGCCGTCCCCGGCATGGGCAAGCTGATGGTCGACAGCATCCTGGCGCGCGACTACTTCGTGGTGCAGGGCGCCACGCTGGTCTTTGCCCTGACGACCATCTTCGTGATGCTGGCGGTCGATCTGCTGTCGGCCCTGATCGACCCGCGGGTGACGCCATGAAACTGTCCCCGATGTTCGTGACCGGTGTGGTCCTGGTTCTGGTCTGGGGGCTGGTCGCAGCCGCCGCGCCGCTTCTGGCGACCCACGATCCCTTTGCCATCGACTTTGCCGCCATCCTGCAACCGCCGGGGGCCGACCATTGGTTCGGCACCGACAACGTCGGCCGCGACACCTACAGCCGGGTCGTCTACGGTGCGCGGCTCGCGCTCTACATCGGGTTGCTGGGGGTGGTCGCGCCGCTGGTGATCGGCATGACCATCGGGCTGACGGCGGGGTACTTCGGCGGTTGGGTCGACACGCTGGCCATGCGGCTGGTGGACATCACCGTGCCCTTCCCCTTCTTCGTGCTGGTGCTTTCAATCGTGGCCGTGCTGGGACCGGGGATCGAGAACTATTTCATTGCCCTCGCCCTTGTCGGATGGGTCGGCTATGCGCGCCTCGCACGCGCCGAGGCACTGGTGCTCAGGCAATCGGAGTTCGTGCTGGCGGCCCGGACGATGGGTTTCTCGCACGGGTACATCCTGCTGCGCCACGTTCTGCCGAACGCGCTGTCGCCCGTCGTGGTCTACCTGATGACCGACGTGACGCTGGTGATCCTCTTCGGTGCCGCGCTCGGCTTTCTCGGGATGGGGGTGTCGCCACCCGCTGCCGAATGGGGCGTGATGATCGCGGAGGGGCAGACCTATATCTCCACCGCATGGTGGATCAGCTTTTTCCCGGGACTGGCCATGGTGCTGATCGGCGTCGGGTTCGCATTGATCGGCGATGGACTCGCCCGGATGTTGAGGATCGAGCGATGAGCCCCTTGTTATCGGTACGCGACCTGTCGGTCCGCTTCGGCCAGACCACCGCGGTCGACGGCATCTCCTTCGACGTCGAACGGGGGTCCGCCCTCGGGATCGTGGGGGAAAGCGGCTCGGGCAAATCGGTCACCTGCAGGGCCCTGATGCGGCTCTTGCCCCCGGCGGCCCGGATCGAGGGGACCGCGACCTATGATGGTCAGGATCTGCTGGAAATGCCCCTGCCCGCGCTCAACCGCATCCGGGGCAAGCGCATCGCGATGATCTTCCAAAGCCCCGCCTCGCACCTCGATCCGCTGATGCGGATCGGCGATCAGGTGGCCGAAACGCTGCGCAAGCACACCACGATGAAGGGCCAGGCGGTTCGCGACGAAGTGGTGCGTCTGCTCGATGTGGTGCGGATCCCCGATCCCGAACGCTGGGCCCGGGCCTTTCCGCATCAGCTTTCGGGCGGGATGAAGCAGCGTGCGATGATCGCTGGGGCGCTGGCGTGCCAGCCGGACCTGCTGCTGGCCGATGAGCCGACCACCGCGCTGGACGCGACCGTGCAGAAAAGCGTGCTGGACCTGCTTGCACAGCTGCGGCGCGAACAGAACCTGTCGATGATCTTTGTCAGTCATGACCTGGGCGCGGTCGCGCAGGTCTGCGACGACCTGCTGGTGATGCGGCGGTCGAAGCTGATGGAAAGCGGCCCGGTCGCGCGGATCATCGACGCGCCGCAGCATGAGTATACCCGCCAGCTGATCGCCTCGCACCCCGACCGGTTGGCGCTGCGCCCCGTGGCCGACGCCGGAACCGGCGCGCCCCTGATCGAAGCGCGCGGCCTGCGGGTCCGCTACGGCGGGCGCAGCCTGGCCGACCTGGTCTCGGGCCGGGAGGGCGGCTTCGTCGCGGTGGAGAACGCGGATCTCGCGGTGCGACCGGGGGAAACGCTGGGAATCGTCGGCGAAAGCGGATCCGGCAAGAGCACCCTCGCCCGTGCCCTCGTCGGTCTGGTGAAACCGCGCGAAGGGACGGTTCATTTCGATGGCGCGCCCGCCGACCCGGCGGGCCGCGGGCGGGTCGCCTACCTTCGCGACGTGCAGCTGATCTACCAGCACCCGTTCGAAGCCCTGAGCCCGCGCATGACGGTGACGCAGGCCATTGCCGAACCCCTGCGCAGACACCGTCTGTGCCCCGCACGGGAGATCGGGACAAGGGTGGCGGACCTGATGGAACAGGTCGGGCTGCCCGGAAAACTGGCCGACCGCCATCCGCGTCAGCTTTCCGGCGGCGAATGTCAGCGGGTCGCGATCGCGCGCGCGCTCGCCTTCGATCCGCGCGTCCTGATCGCGGACGAGGTGACTTCGGCGCTTGACGTGACCCTGCAGGCGCAGGTGATGGACCTGTTGCTGAAACTGCAGAAGGAACGGGGACTTTCCATGATATTCATCAGCCATGACCTGGCCGTGATCCGCAGGCTGTGCAATTCGGTGATCGTGATGCGGCGGGGCCGGATCGTCGAGAGCGGCCAGACGGCTGCCGTCTTCGACGACCCCAAGGAAGCCTATACCCGCCAACTGATCGACGCGATCCCGCATCTGCGCGCGGGGGCGGCATGAAGAAACAGGCCCCGCCCCCTACCGGCCCCGCCCGCGCCCGCGTGACCAACGCGCGCAACCTGTCGAAGGCGGAAAGCGAGGTCGCGCTCTGGGTCGAGCGCAACTTCGACAACCTCCCGTTCGAGACGGCGGCGGATCTGGCGCTTGGCGCGGGTGTCAGCGAAATGACGGTCAGCCGCTTCGTGCGACGCCTCGGGTACGTCAACTTCAAGGCCTTCAAGGAAGCCGTCAACGCGGAATTCCGCAAGGGCGACAGCGACGCGGGCAGCCTTCGGTCCCGCCGTATCGCGATCCCGGACGGGACGGGGTCCGAACTGGATGCCCAGTTGCAACTGGAACTGGATGCGATCGTCGATGTCTACCGGATGGCGGGCACGCCGCAATGGAGCGCCGCGCTCGACGTGGTTCAGAAGGCCCGGCAGGTCAACATCACCGGCTTTCAGGGCGTCAAGGGCATGGCGATGGATTTCGCCACACGGCTGAAATACGCCCGCCCCGGTGTCCGCTTTGCCGACGGGCGGACGGGCAACTGGTCGGAGCTGTTCATCGAGGAACCGGAAACCTCCTGCGTCATCATGGTCGAAGTGGTGCCCTACGCCCATGAAGCGGTGAAGGTGGCCGAACTGTGCCTGCGGCGCGATGTGCCGCTTGTCATGATCACGGACCAGTACAGCGCGTGGCCCCGCAAGTACACGCCGCACGTTCTGTCGGTCGCGACCTCGACCCGGACGTTCCTCGACAGCACGGCGGGAATCGCGGCGCTGCTGGGCCTGTTCCTCAGCGGGATCACCGCCCGTGTCGGCGCGCGCGCGCAGGACCGCCTGCGCGAGATGCGCGAACTCGCCGCGCATTTCGATCCCTTTTCCTACGAGCCGGGCAGCCAGATGCGCCCGATCCTGTCCCGCGACCAGAAGGACGACGGCTGATGTCAACGCCTCCCCGCGCCCGCGACCTGGGCCTCCCGTTCTCCGGCAGCCCCGGTCCCTGCAATGCCATCACGGACGTTCCCGGCGTGACCGTCGGTTTCGCCACCGTGATCGAGGACCCGGTGCCGGGCCGGCACCGCGGGCTGTGCACCGGCGTGACCGCGATCCTGCCGCGCGGCACCAGCGGAGAGATCACGCCGGTCTGGGCCGGGCTGCATTCCTTCAACGGCAACGGCGAGCTGACCGGTGGGCACCACATCGCCGACCTCGGATGGTTCCTCGGGCCGGTGATGCTGACAAACAGCCACGGCGTCGGAATGACAAGTCACGCGACCGTCGGCTGGATGATCGACCGGCATCCGGACGTGTTCGAACACGATCACATGTGGTGCCTGCCGGTCGTGGGCGAGACCTACGACGGCGTGCTGAACGACATCAACGCGCGTGGCGTGACCGAGGCCCACGCGCGCGCCGCCCTCGACACCGCGGCGCCGGGGCCGGTGGCCGAGGGAAATGTCGGCGGCGGCACGGGCATGATCGCCTACGAGTTCAAGGGCGGCACCGGCACCGCTTCCCGCCGGATCACCGTCGCGGGGTTGGACTGCACGCTGGGCGTGCTGGTGCAGGCCAACCACGGCACGCGCGCGGCCTTCGAAGTGGCGGGAATTCCGGTTGGCCGCGAAATGCCCGAAAACCCCGTCTTCGAGTCCGAAACAGGATCGATCATCGTGGTGATCGCCACCGATGCGCCGCTCCTGCCGCACCAGCTCAACCGGCTCGCGCGGCGCGGCGCGATCGGGATCGGCCGGAACGGCACCACCGGCGGGCACAATTCGGGCGATATCTTTATCGCCTTCAGTACCGCCAATCCGCAGCAGAATCCGTGGCACGCGCCGGACGTCATGTCGCTGTCGGCGCTCAAGGACAGCCATCTCGATGCCTTCTATACCGCAGCGGTGCAGGCGACGGAGGAGGCGGTGCTGAACGCGATGGTCGCGGCCACGGACCGCATTGCCGTCAAGCCGAAGGGCAAGCTCGTGCAGGCCATCGACCACGACCGTCTGCGCGCTGTCATGGCCGCCGCAGGCCGCAACTGAAAGGACCCCCTGAATGGATATCGTGGATTGCTTCGGCCCACCGGCCCAACGCGGCCAGGCCCATGGCGAGACGCTCCGCACGCGGATTGCCAGCGCGCTCGACAAGTGGGAGGCCGCCACCATGGCCAGCCTCGGCGCCCGGGCCCCCGAAAGCATCGACCGCTACTGCGACGATTTCCTGTCGGGGACCGGTCTGCTCGGGCGCGCGGAGGCTGTGACCCCGGATCTGGTGACCGAACTGCGGGGAATCGCCGACGGCGCCGGTCAGAGTTTCGCGCGGATCGCGGTCTACAACCTGATGGACGAACAATGGTGGCACGACGCCAGCCTGACCTCGCCGCCGGGATGCAGTCTCGTGGCACAACCGGTCGCCGGCGGGCACGTTCTGGCCCAGAACATGGACCTGCCCGCGCACATGGACGGCTCGCAGGTGATCCTGCGGCTTGGCGGCCCCGACATTCCCCGGACGCTGCTGCTCAGCGCTGCCGGCATGATCGGCCTGACCGGCGCCAATGCGGACGGCCTTGCTGTCGGGGTCAATACCCTGCTGATGCTGGAACATGCGTCGGACGGTCTCCCGGTGGCCTTTGCCCTGCGCCACGCGCTGGGCGCGGGCACCCGCGCCGCGGCCGAAGCCCGGCTGGCGGAGACCGGACATGCCAGCGGGCAGCACTACGCACTGGTCACCCGCGACGGCATCGTTTCGCTGGAGTACTCGGCACGGTCCGGCACGCCTGTCCCCCTTCCCGCGTCGGGTCGGCTGTTGCATACCAACCACCCGCTGGCATCCGGTGACATTGATTCCGCCGCCATGAAACGGCTCCATGAGACGGGGGCCAACGCCTGTTCGGGGGACCGGCTGGGCTGGTTGGAGGCACGTCAGGACGACATCGCCACATCGGCAGAGGTCCGGGCGCTGTTCGACGACCCCGAGGCCCCGATCTGCATGCGCGCGGAGACCCACCGCGGCTCCATCACCTTCGGAAGCGTGCACTATACGCTCACCGACCGGACCGCCGTCGCCATGCGTCAGGGAATCACCGGTACCAACGATTGGCAGGTCTGCGACTTCGGCGAGGCCGGATAGGACGGCTTGATGCCGCCCCATCGCGCGACAAGGCCATCGAAGCGGATGC is a genomic window of Sulfitobacter alexandrii containing:
- a CDS encoding ABC transporter ATP-binding protein, giving the protein MRLEAETLSARVHRTPLLADVSIRIAAGELFGLVGPNGSGKSTLMRCLAGLQRATAGRVMADGIDLGRIAGRERARRIAFVEQQADTTDRLTVRDVVELGRIPYQSALRGPDRSDHAAVHDALKSVEMDGLADRLWHTLSGGERQRVHIARALAQAPEVLLLDEPTNHLDIRHQLSLMALIQSLPITRIVALHDLNQAMACDRLAILHEGRVVAIGPPDRELHTDRLAAIFGVAATRETGPDGRPRLRFSHAL
- a CDS encoding P1 family peptidase, with protein sequence MSTPPRARDLGLPFSGSPGPCNAITDVPGVTVGFATVIEDPVPGRHRGLCTGVTAILPRGTSGEITPVWAGLHSFNGNGELTGGHHIADLGWFLGPVMLTNSHGVGMTSHATVGWMIDRHPDVFEHDHMWCLPVVGETYDGVLNDINARGVTEAHARAALDTAAPGPVAEGNVGGGTGMIAYEFKGGTGTASRRITVAGLDCTLGVLVQANHGTRAAFEVAGIPVGREMPENPVFESETGSIIVVIATDAPLLPHQLNRLARRGAIGIGRNGTTGGHNSGDIFIAFSTANPQQNPWHAPDVMSLSALKDSHLDAFYTAAVQATEEAVLNAMVAATDRIAVKPKGKLVQAIDHDRLRAVMAAAGRN
- a CDS encoding ABC transporter permease is translated as MKLSPMFVTGVVLVLVWGLVAAAAPLLATHDPFAIDFAAILQPPGADHWFGTDNVGRDTYSRVVYGARLALYIGLLGVVAPLVIGMTIGLTAGYFGGWVDTLAMRLVDITVPFPFFVLVLSIVAVLGPGIENYFIALALVGWVGYARLARAEALVLRQSEFVLAARTMGFSHGYILLRHVLPNALSPVVVYLMTDVTLVILFGAALGFLGMGVSPPAAEWGVMIAEGQTYISTAWWISFFPGLAMVLIGVGFALIGDGLARMLRIER
- a CDS encoding C45 family autoproteolytic acyltransferase/hydolase, translated to MDIVDCFGPPAQRGQAHGETLRTRIASALDKWEAATMASLGARAPESIDRYCDDFLSGTGLLGRAEAVTPDLVTELRGIADGAGQSFARIAVYNLMDEQWWHDASLTSPPGCSLVAQPVAGGHVLAQNMDLPAHMDGSQVILRLGGPDIPRTLLLSAAGMIGLTGANADGLAVGVNTLLMLEHASDGLPVAFALRHALGAGTRAAAEARLAETGHASGQHYALVTRDGIVSLEYSARSGTPVPLPASGRLLHTNHPLASGDIDSAAMKRLHETGANACSGDRLGWLEARQDDIATSAEVRALFDDPEAPICMRAETHRGSITFGSVHYTLTDRTAVAMRQGITGTNDWQVCDFGEAG
- a CDS encoding FecCD family ABC transporter permease; this translates as MMRARTGAGLGLWLAPVLLAATILIGTAVGETPLTLSTVFRTLANHFWQADYPVDAIDAGIVWSYRFPRAIVAACCGAGLALTGVVLQALLRNPLADPYLMGLSAGASTGAVLVAVAGVGGGAVSMSMGALTGALLAFGCVVALAHAASGAAGGGRATQAAAAMILAGIAGSQMFNALTAFTIARSANAEQARGIMFWMMGNLSGIRWEDVAPCAAVSLAGGALCLWHRRGLDAFTFGTHGAASLGINVPVLRGSLIAATAIMVGVLVSKVGAIGFVGLVVPHAMRFLVGARHDRLVPASALAGAVFLVAADVISRILVAGQVLPIGVVTALVGAPAFALVLLRGART
- a CDS encoding ABC transporter substrate-binding protein — protein: MKNTLIAGILLAAAALPLHAQDTDYPLNLVNCGVDLTFAAPPESAVTIGQAATEILYALGLAPKVSGTAAWFTPVLPEYAEVDARIERLADNDPGFESVVAKKPGLVAAQYEWHVGPTGSVGTRGMFHDLGIPTYVLPADCDTKDNRTGGDGTRTGAFQPAAIYKGIRELAAIFDVGPAGERLVKELQATESAAIGKAAALDLPEGLSAVFWFSSPEVESDPYVAGRLGAPGYMMSKLGIENVIASDEEWPTVGWESIARSDPDIIVVAYMDRRRYPADDVDRKLDFLRTDPVASRMTAVRNGRIVQMDAHAMSATMRSIRGLAALSDALSRMTFE
- a CDS encoding ABC transporter permease, with the protein product MDTLRYIAYRLLQAVPVLLGVSIITFTLMAATPGDPVRLLVGDRASAETIALIRDRYGLDEPVLVQYFTYLKNLLAGDLGASLRYRVPVSQLIAQHYPVTLFLVVYTVVLTLPPVIALAVWSARRQNGPADQVIRLLGVLGLAVPVFWLALLFARFFGVTLGWFPVSGFGDTLPDHFLHLFLPALSTSIWVVPILVRTLRAALLEEMGRDYVLTGQSKGLGDRQIFRSHIFPNSVLPTLNLFAVIVAYLLGGSVIVETVYAVPGMGKLMVDSILARDYFVVQGATLVFALTTIFVMLAVDLLSALIDPRVTP
- a CDS encoding dipeptide ABC transporter ATP-binding protein; this encodes MSPLLSVRDLSVRFGQTTAVDGISFDVERGSALGIVGESGSGKSVTCRALMRLLPPAARIEGTATYDGQDLLEMPLPALNRIRGKRIAMIFQSPASHLDPLMRIGDQVAETLRKHTTMKGQAVRDEVVRLLDVVRIPDPERWARAFPHQLSGGMKQRAMIAGALACQPDLLLADEPTTALDATVQKSVLDLLAQLRREQNLSMIFVSHDLGAVAQVCDDLLVMRRSKLMESGPVARIIDAPQHEYTRQLIASHPDRLALRPVADAGTGAPLIEARGLRVRYGGRSLADLVSGREGGFVAVENADLAVRPGETLGIVGESGSGKSTLARALVGLVKPREGTVHFDGAPADPAGRGRVAYLRDVQLIYQHPFEALSPRMTVTQAIAEPLRRHRLCPAREIGTRVADLMEQVGLPGKLADRHPRQLSGGECQRVAIARALAFDPRVLIADEVTSALDVTLQAQVMDLLLKLQKERGLSMIFISHDLAVIRRLCNSVIVMRRGRIVESGQTAAVFDDPKEAYTRQLIDAIPHLRAGAA
- a CDS encoding ABC transporter substrate-binding protein — protein: MTPRKIIPAAAALMLSTTVLSAQDAIRIASPNKVTVLDPIVSAAGGNIEAYGQLYARLLRRGADGALEPGLAESWEISEDGLTYTFEMRDAKFSDGSPITAEDAAFSLTRVAKDEASAYPAGFAPIKEVTAVDEDTLQITLEHPSAPMLSNLEIFNAGIVSKDDVDARGVEGAFASDPVTSGPYMVEDWKPNDRITLTANPNFWREGLPKIQKVELIEVSDDNARATMAMAGEIDVNRSVPWAQVEEVNATEGVSVALEPSTVMYLVLPNHDKAPFDDLNVRKAAAMALDRAAITEAVTRGNAEVANSTFSNALNYHDASLQPPAYDPAAARKLLEDNGLTGTEINMMITPSFEQLATLLKAQWDAVGFKTTVERVDAGLWWSKLAEGDYQVTVNWYYNETEDPDLAVRWALCDTCGSDSYYTNYHNEEVNRLTDEALRELDDDKRAELYSRIQQITLDELAQIPLYYAPFSIAYADRVKGLTLTPALQWTLEEAELTAD
- a CDS encoding MurR/RpiR family transcriptional regulator gives rise to the protein MKKQAPPPTGPARARVTNARNLSKAESEVALWVERNFDNLPFETAADLALGAGVSEMTVSRFVRRLGYVNFKAFKEAVNAEFRKGDSDAGSLRSRRIAIPDGTGSELDAQLQLELDAIVDVYRMAGTPQWSAALDVVQKARQVNITGFQGVKGMAMDFATRLKYARPGVRFADGRTGNWSELFIEEPETSCVIMVEVVPYAHEAVKVAELCLRRDVPLVMITDQYSAWPRKYTPHVLSVATSTRTFLDSTAGIAALLGLFLSGITARVGARAQDRLREMRELAAHFDPFSYEPGSQMRPILSRDQKDDG